The genomic region CGGTCCCAGCCAGCATTTTGACCGCCGCTGCCCTTGCCACGCAGGCCAAAGGACAACCAGGCTACCAGAAGGACCACGGCCGCAATCACGACCGTGTTAACGACTATCTTCTTTTTTTGCATCGTCATACGCGGGCAACCTCCTTAGCAAAGTCAAACACGCGGTCTGAAATCTCTTCGGCAAAGGGCTGGTCGTGGGTGATGACTACCTGGGTCACCCCCTGGTCCTTTAAAGTCTTAATGACTTCGGCGACCTGCCCAGTTGATACCTCATCCAGGCCACTAGTGGGCTCATCATAGGCAATAATCTGGGGCTTCATCGCTAAGGCACGGGCAATGGCAACTCGCTGCTTTTGCCCACCCGATAACTGGTAAGGGTAAAGGTCGGCCTTGTCGGCCATCCCCAAAGTGGTTAACAGGGAACGGGCCTCTTTTTGACTTTCAGCGGCGCTGAGCTTATTGACGTTAATCGGTGCCAGGGTAATGTTACCCATGACCGTGTAATTCGGAAAAAGATTAAAGTCCTGGAAAATCAGGCCAATCTTATTTTGCAGGTCACGCCCTTCCTGGTTAACCAGCTGGCCGTCAATGAAAATGTCACCGCTGTCAGCCGGTTCGATCCCAGTCATGATTTTTAATAAGGTGGTTTTTCCAATCCCAGATGGACCGACAATACTGAGGACTTCGCCCTGGTGAACCTGTAAATCTAGGTCCTGGAAAATAATGTTATCGCCGTAAGACTTCGTTAATGACTTAATTTCTAACATAGCTTACCTCCAAACCGACAGGCGCGTCTCGTAACGCCGTAACAACAGGGTAACTAGACCGGTCATGGCTAAGTACAAGATACCAACCAAGAGATAAGGAATCAGGGTCACATCACGACTAGCGGCGATGTTACCGGCCCGGAGAATATCACCCAAACCAATGACATAAATCAGGGACGTGTCCTTGACCAGGTTGACCGCTTCATTACCAAAGGAAGGCACCACAATCTTAACCACCTGGGGTAGGATAATCTTAAAGAAGGTCTGCCGGCGACTAAAGCCTAAAACCTTAGCGGCGTCATACTGACCTTCTGGAATGGCCTGCAAGCCACCACGGAAAATCTCGGCCAGGTAGGCAGCGTAGTTAATAATAAAGGCAATCACGGCCGCTTCAAAGCGGGGGAAGGTAATGCCCACCATGCTCAGGCCGTAGTAGATAAAGATCAACTGCAGCAGTAAGGGCGTGCCCCGCATAACCCAGATATAGGCGTTTAAAATCCAACGAATGGAAAAATATGGGGACCGTAATCCCAGGGATACCAAGATACCCAATGGGATGGAACCCACCAGCGTAATAAAGAAGACCCCAAGGGTATATTTCAAACCGGATAAAATACCCGGTAAAATTTGAATAATATAGTTCATAAACTTTTCCCACCTTGCCTTAAAGTGAGCCGGCGATACAAAAAACGCCCTCTAGGTAGCTAACTACCTAGAGGGCGTTTTAACGCGGTCCCACCTCATTTTTGCCAACTCATCACTGAGCGGCCTCATTCAGTCACTTGACTGCGTGCGTTAACGGGCACCACCGTCATGGCCTACTGACTTCAGCCACCCACTCGTAGATGTGGTTCATTTAAAACCGGGGCTTACTCACAATCACCGCAAGCTTCCTGAAACCCAGCTAAAAATTACTCTTCTACTCAACGTTTTAAATATGACCCTAATTATACAAAGTCAGCTAAACTTGTCAAGGTTTAGGACAGCTTTTGGAAAAACGACCAAGTTGGATAATAGCCCAAGGCCGCCAGGGCTAAGTTCAAGATCGCCGTTGGCAGCACCTCAAAGGTCAAAAAGGAGGTCAGGCTAATATCGGCAATGTTAATGATAAAACCGGTAACATAAGTCACAACCAGGTAGGTCACCAACCCAATCAAAAAGAGCAAAAGACCACTCATCATCCGCTCATCAAAGAAGGAACGTAGTTGATACATCAAAACCGTACTAGCCAGGTAGGCCACCGTGTAAGTGCCAATAAAACCGGTGTAATAAATATCAAAGAGTAAGCCAATCCCGACCACATAAACCCAGTAAGGACCCAGGTTTGTGGCCTCAAACTGGATGGCATAAAAGAGCCAGATTAAAGTCAAAGTTGGCAGAATATGCAGCGGAAAATGGGTAAAAATCGGCCCCATGCTGGCCATCAAATCCCCATCCACAAACAAGAAGAGCAACAGGACGACCGGGTAGATTAATTTAAATTTTAAAAATCGCCAGGC from Leuconostocaceae bacterium ESL0723 harbors:
- a CDS encoding amino acid ABC transporter ATP-binding protein, translating into MLEIKSLTKSYGDNIIFQDLDLQVHQGEVLSIVGPSGIGKTTLLKIMTGIEPADSGDIFIDGQLVNQEGRDLQNKIGLIFQDFNLFPNYTVMGNITLAPINVNKLSAAESQKEARSLLTTLGMADKADLYPYQLSGGQKQRVAIARALAMKPQIIAYDEPTSGLDEVSTGQVAEVIKTLKDQGVTQVVITHDQPFAEEISDRVFDFAKEVARV
- the mreD gene encoding rod shape-determining protein MreD, coding for MAWRFLKFKLIYPVVLLLFLFVDGDLMASMGPIFTHFPLHILPTLTLIWLFYAIQFEATNLGPYWVYVVGIGLLFDIYYTGFIGTYTVAYLASTVLMYQLRSFFDERMMSGLLLFLIGLVTYLVVTYVTGFIINIADISLTSFLTFEVLPTAILNLALAALGYYPTWSFFQKLS
- a CDS encoding amino acid ABC transporter permease yields the protein MNYIIQILPGILSGLKYTLGVFFITLVGSIPLGILVSLGLRSPYFSIRWILNAYIWVMRGTPLLLQLIFIYYGLSMVGITFPRFEAAVIAFIINYAAYLAEIFRGGLQAIPEGQYDAAKVLGFSRRQTFFKIILPQVVKIVVPSFGNEAVNLVKDTSLIYVIGLGDILRAGNIAASRDVTLIPYLLVGILYLAMTGLVTLLLRRYETRLSVWR